The following proteins are encoded in a genomic region of Xanthocytophaga agilis:
- a CDS encoding fructose-6-phosphate aldolase, with amino-acid sequence MYIIKVKGKAKIPDYIQLRDENFVLIAYFRADRPLKNLEKYGLAGKETELENVIRELPFGKLQLLAI; translated from the coding sequence ATGTATATCATTAAAGTAAAAGGCAAAGCCAAAATCCCGGATTACATTCAGCTACGTGATGAAAACTTTGTACTCATTGCCTATTTTCGAGCAGATCGTCCGTTAAAAAATCTGGAGAAATATGGACTTGCAGGCAAAGAAACAGAATTGGAAAATGTAATTCGGGAATTGCCGTTTGGCAAATTACAGCTTCTAGCCATTTAA
- the cysD gene encoding sulfate adenylyltransferase subunit CysD: MSVLSKRKFPRQLEDEAIYIIREVAAQFDRPALLFSGGKDSITLVRLAQKAFYPARIPFPLLHIDTGHNFPETIEFRDQLAKELHLNMEVRYVQDSINQGKVKEETGKYASRNALQTVTLLDAIEELKLDACIGGARRDEEKARAKERIFSVRDEFGQWDAKRQRPELFDILNGKINVGENVRVFPISNWTELDVWNYIREEGIGIPSVYYAHEREIIERDGMIWPYSEFLHTTPDEIVQRRVVRFRTVGDMTCTAAVESYANNIDGIIEEILSAVISERGARIDDKRSEAAMEKRKQEGYF; the protein is encoded by the coding sequence ATGAGTGTACTCTCAAAGAGAAAATTTCCCCGTCAGCTAGAAGACGAAGCAATTTACATTATTCGTGAAGTTGCCGCACAATTTGACCGTCCAGCATTGCTTTTCTCAGGTGGCAAGGATTCTATTACACTGGTACGTCTGGCTCAGAAAGCATTTTATCCGGCACGCATTCCTTTTCCTTTATTACATATTGATACAGGGCATAATTTCCCGGAAACCATTGAGTTTCGGGATCAGCTAGCCAAGGAACTTCATTTAAATATGGAGGTACGTTATGTACAGGATAGCATTAATCAGGGTAAGGTAAAAGAAGAAACAGGTAAATATGCCAGCCGAAATGCTCTTCAAACGGTAACACTATTAGATGCAATTGAAGAACTGAAACTGGATGCGTGTATTGGAGGAGCACGCCGCGATGAGGAAAAAGCACGTGCAAAAGAACGTATTTTTTCTGTAAGAGATGAATTTGGTCAGTGGGATGCGAAACGTCAAAGGCCAGAATTGTTTGATATACTGAATGGAAAAATAAATGTTGGAGAAAATGTTCGGGTATTTCCAATCAGTAACTGGACAGAACTGGATGTATGGAATTATATTCGTGAAGAAGGTATTGGTATTCCATCTGTTTATTATGCTCACGAACGTGAAATCATTGAAAGAGATGGAATGATATGGCCATATTCAGAATTCCTTCATACAACACCAGATGAAATCGTTCAGCGTCGGGTAGTTCGTTTCCGTACAGTAGGGGATATGACTTGTACAGCAGCCGTTGAATCCTATGCCAATAATATAGATGGCATCATAGAAGAAATTCTCAGCGCAGTTATTTCTGAACGTGGTGCACGTATCGATGACAAGCGTAGTGAGGCAGCCATGGAAAAACGCAAACAAGAAGGATATTTTTAA
- a CDS encoding cell division ATP-binding protein FtsE: MFSDDPIVRVKDAQIFQGGKPILDNVNFSIQKGEFIYLIGRTGSGKTSLLKTLYADLPLQQGHIAISDFELHNIRKKDIPYLRRKLGIVFQDFQLFFDRTVTENLIFVLRATGWYDSAKMKKRIAEVLMQVGLGSVGNKMPHQLSGGEQQRIVVARALLNEPLLLLADEPTGNLDPEVAEEILKLFFDINKSGTAVLMATHNHAFLQTHPARVLQCYQGQVQDSITEGLSSTGY; the protein is encoded by the coding sequence ATGTTCTCCGACGATCCCATAGTTCGTGTAAAAGACGCCCAGATATTTCAGGGAGGAAAGCCTATTCTGGATAATGTAAACTTTTCTATTCAGAAAGGAGAATTTATATATCTTATAGGTAGAACAGGTAGTGGCAAAACCTCTCTCTTAAAAACACTTTATGCTGATTTGCCTTTGCAACAGGGCCATATTGCTATTTCTGATTTTGAATTACATAATATTCGAAAAAAGGATATTCCTTACTTACGTAGGAAATTAGGCATTGTTTTTCAGGACTTTCAGTTATTCTTTGATCGTACAGTGACAGAAAACCTCATTTTTGTATTACGTGCTACGGGTTGGTACGATAGTGCAAAAATGAAAAAGCGTATTGCAGAAGTTCTTATGCAGGTAGGTTTGGGATCTGTTGGCAATAAAATGCCACATCAATTATCCGGTGGTGAACAACAACGTATTGTGGTCGCCAGAGCCCTTTTGAATGAACCCCTATTACTTCTTGCAGACGAACCTACAGGAAATCTTGACCCAGAAGTGGCTGAAGAAATTTTGAAACTGTTTTTTGATATCAACAAAAGTGGAACAGCTGTATTGATGGCAACTCATAACCATGCATTTTTGCAAACACATCCAGCCAGAGTGTTGCAATGTTATCAGGGACAAGTACAGGATTCTATTACAGAAGGGCTTTCATCTACAGGATATTGA
- a CDS encoding phosphoadenylyl-sulfate reductase, which produces MQQEIDNIAVQIQEKPIAEAIRQLTELFPGQVAFSTSFGHEDQVISDIIFKNRLPVRVFTLDTGRMFEETYQTFYETQGKYKQNIEVYFPDKASVEKLVTEKGPYSFYESVENRKQCCFIRKIEPLKRALQGVKIWITGLRGGQSENRQHMHNLEWDEGNQLIKYNPLITWTLEEVEQYIDKNRVPYNKLYNKGFKSIGCAPCTRAIEPGEDLRAGRWWWEVSHKECGLHESSSSEIPNGASSSIVK; this is translated from the coding sequence ATGCAACAGGAGATAGATAACATAGCCGTTCAGATACAGGAAAAACCTATTGCCGAGGCGATTCGACAGTTGACAGAGTTATTTCCAGGCCAGGTAGCCTTTTCTACCTCATTCGGTCATGAAGATCAGGTAATAAGTGATATCATTTTCAAGAATCGCTTACCTGTACGTGTGTTTACATTGGACACAGGCCGGATGTTTGAAGAAACCTACCAAACATTCTATGAAACACAGGGAAAATACAAGCAAAATATAGAAGTATACTTTCCAGATAAGGCATCCGTGGAAAAGCTTGTAACAGAGAAAGGCCCTTATAGTTTCTATGAATCCGTAGAAAATCGAAAGCAATGTTGCTTTATTCGCAAAATAGAACCTCTTAAAAGAGCTCTGCAGGGTGTGAAGATCTGGATTACAGGTTTGCGCGGAGGTCAGTCAGAAAACCGCCAGCATATGCATAATCTGGAATGGGATGAAGGCAATCAATTAATCAAATACAATCCATTGATTACCTGGACTCTGGAAGAAGTGGAGCAATATATTGACAAGAATCGTGTACCCTACAACAAACTGTACAATAAAGGTTTTAAAAGCATCGGCTGTGCACCTTGTACCCGAGCAATTGAACCAGGAGAAGACCTGAGAGCAGGACGCTGGTGGTGGGAAGTCTCACACAAAGAATGTGGTTTACATGAATCCTCCTCAAGCGAAATTCCAAACGGAGCTTCATCCAGTATTGTAAAATAA